The following proteins are encoded in a genomic region of Vidua macroura isolate BioBank_ID:100142 chromosome 10, ASM2450914v1, whole genome shotgun sequence:
- the TBL1XR1 gene encoding F-box-like/WD repeat-containing protein TBL1XR1, producing MSISSDEVNFLVYRYLQESGFSHSAFTFGIESHISQSNINGALVPPAALISIIQKGLQYVEAEVSINEDGTLFDGRPIESLSLIDAVMPDVVQTRQQAYRDKLAQQQAAAAAAAAATNQQGSAKNGENTANGEENGAHTIANNHTDMMEVDGDVEIPPNKAVVLRGHESEVFICAWNPVSDLLASGSGDSTARIWNLSENSTSGSTQLVLRHCIREGGQDVPSNKDVTSLDWNSEGTLLATGSYDGFARIWTKDGNLASTLGQHKGPIFALKWNKKGNFILSAGVDKTTIIWDAHTGEAKQQFPFHSAPALDVDWQSNNTFASCSTDMCIHVCKLGQDRPIKTFQGHTNEVNAIKWDPTGNLLASCSDDMTLKIWSMKQDSCVHDLQAHNKEIYTIKWSPTGPGTNNPNANLMLASASFDSTVRLWDVDRGICIHTLTKHQEPVYSVAFSPDGRYLASGSFDKCVHIWNTQTGALVHSYRGTGGIFEVCWNAAGDKVGASASDGSVCVLDLRK from the exons ATGAGTATAAGCAGTGATGAGGTTAACTTCCTGGTATATAGATACTTGCAAGAGTCAG GGTTTTCCCATTCAGCATTTACCTTTGGTATAGAGAGCCATATCAGCCAGTCTAATATAAATGGTGCTCTGGTGCCACCAGCTGCTTTGATTTCCATCATCCAGAAAGGTCTGCAGTATGTAGAGGCAGAAGTCAGTATTAATGAG GATGGTACCTTGTTTGATGGTAGGCCGATAGAGTCTCTCTCACTGATAGATGCAGTGATGCCTGATGTGGTACAGACAAGACAACAGGCCTACAGAGACAAACTTGCacaacagcaggcagcagctgctgcagctgcagccgcCACCAACCAACAGGGATCAGcgaaaaatggagaaaatactGCAAATGGAGAGGAGAATGGAGCACACACTATAGCAA ATAATCACACGGATATGATGGAAGTAGATGGAGATGTGGAAATCCCTCCCAACAAGGCAGTGGTGCTGCGTGGCCACGAATCCGAAGTGTTCATCTGTGCCTGGAATCCCGTTAGTGACCTTTTGGCCTCAGG GTCTGGCGATTCGACAGCGCGGATATGGAACCTGAGCGAGAACAGCACGAGCGGCTCCACGCAGCTGGTGCTCCGGCACTGCATCCGGGAAGGGGGGCAGGATGTGCCCAGCAACAAGGACGTGACCTCGCTGGATTGGAAC AGTGAAGGTACACTTCTAGCAACTGGGTCTTATGATGGCTTTGCAAGGATATGGACTAAAGACG GTAATCTTGCCAGCACCTTAGGGCAACATAAAGGTCCTATATTTGCGTTAAAATGGAACAAGAAAGGAAACTTCATTTTAAGTGCAGGAGTGGACAAG ACCACAATTATTTGGGATGCCCACACTGGCGAAGCCAAGCAGCAGTTTCCTTTTCATTCTG cacCAGCATTAGATGTTGATTGGCAGAGTAACAACACATTTGCCTCTTGCAGCACAGACATGTGTATTCACGTTTGTAAACTAGGACAAGATAGGCCCATCAAAACCTTCCAGGGTCACACA AATGAAGTAAATGCAATCAAATGGGATCCAACTGGCAATCTGCTGGCATCCTGCTCTGATGACATGACTCTAAAG ATCTGGAGTATGAAACAAGACAGTTGTGTCCATGATTTACAAGCACACAACAAAGAAATTTATACTATCAAATGGAGTCCTACAGGACCAGGAACAAATAATCCAAATGCCAATCTTATGTTAGCAAG TGCATCCTTTGATTCTACTGTTAGGTTATGGGATGTAGACAGAGGAATTTGTATTCATACTCTGACAAAACATCAAGAACCTGTGTACAGTGTAGCTTTCAGTCCTGATGGCAGGTACCTGGCCAGTGGCTCCTTTGACAAATGTGTACACATCTGGAATACACAG